Proteins encoded in a region of the Zerene cesonia ecotype Mississippi unplaced genomic scaffold, Zerene_cesonia_1.1 Zces_u004, whole genome shotgun sequence genome:
- the LOC119838722 gene encoding SWI/SNF-related matrix-associated actin-dependent regulator of chromatin subfamily A containing DEAD/H box 1 homolog gives MSDSTSPSVLSYLRQYRFQKKPTPGSSGTVTVVTPSSSQSQIRMPAPNSSQTSGQVVYKRIRVLDSDSDDAGTPAKKPATVELTTAIKERRFRNMLEMFPDISPLFVKNTLVKHGWNEERSRDELLKHDPESNEKPATSSFFGSRPGFTGLARVNGTTIIRVTSGPTAIVRKPLAAKGGRARRGSSGSEDDDYGVRKGKDDKVYDSDDSDNEITDDLVGDKRKVFEFLNTSSLNELSLLSGCSQKKAEAIIAQRPFKGWLDMVEKFNNNKMLSTELLNSTQELLCTRNNIQRLMKKCVGLAQQLESAVAAGAGRLKQPGILDSSLKLAPYQLVGLNWLAVLHKQGVSGILADEMGLGKTVQVIAFLAHLKETAQAKGTHLIVVPASTLDNWSSELARWCPSLTVSKYYGHPEERRLLRIEYAKHLHNYDIVLTTYTMVSSCPEERKMFRITPMHYVIYDEAHMLKNMSTQRYDNLLKIKSKHRLLLTGTPLQNNLIELMSLLCFVMPHMFSGKTDDLKNLFQKNAKAKTTKKANGNTEEDVPAFEQSQITQAKRIMKPFVLRRLKQEVLQDLPKKTNHKELCPMSERQQSLYKNLIAAFSAKDGMVHATTEQSGMSMMMDMRKLANHPLLLRYHYQEPELRKIATRLARDPGYKERNEQYLFEDLLCMSDFQIHQLTQQYPCIKSFSVPSNLIEDSGKFLKLDEMLPKLQAEGHRVLIFSQFTMMLDILEPYLQLRRYRYLRLDGSTAVNDRQDLIDQYNAEDIFVFLLSTKAGGLGINLTAADTVIIHDIDFNPYNDKQAEDRCHRMGQTRPVTIYRLLSAGTIEEGIYQVAQEKLTLEKHVTGVDENEPTEQKNVVRLLSAALGLTSPNK, from the exons ATGTCTGATAGTACTAGCCCTAGcgttttaagttatttaaggCAGTACAGGTTTCAAAAGAAACCTACACCTGGCTCCAGTGGAACGGTCACAGTCGTAACACCATCAAGTTCtc AAAGTCAGATAAGAATGCCAGCACCAAACTCATCACAAACAAGTGGACAAGTAGTCTACAAACGCATCAGGGTGCTAGACTCAGATTCTGATGATGCAGGGACTCCAGCTAAGAAACCAGCCACTGTAGAGCTTACAACTGCCATTAAGGAGAGACGATTTAGAAATATGTTGGAAATGTTTCCTGATATTTCTCCTTTG tttgtaaaaaataccCTTGTTAAGCATGGTTGGAATGAAGAGAGATCCCGTGATGAACTCTTAAAACACGATCCAGAGAGCAATGAAAAGCCCGCTACGTCCAGTTTCTTTGGGTCTCGGCCGGGTTTCACGGGATTGGCGAGAGTTAACGGAACAACGATTATACGTGTTACTAGTGGACCAACGGCTATCGTCCGGAAGCCGTTAGCAGCGAAGGGCGGCAGGGCGAGGCGGGGCAGTAGTGGTAGTGAGGACGATGACTACGGTGTTCGGAAAGGCAAGGACGATAAAGTATATGATAG tgaTGATTCGGACAATGAAATAACTGACGACCTTGTTGGTGATAAGCGCAAAGTTTTTGAGTTTCTCAATACAAGCAGCCTCAACGAGCTGTCTTTACTCAGTGGATGCTCACAGAAGAAAGCTGAGGCTATTATAGCGCAGAGACCATTTAAAGGATGGCTAGATATg GTAGAGAAattcaacaacaacaaaatgtTAAGCACAGAACTGCTGAACTCGACACAAGAACTGTTATGCActagaaataatatacagcGTTTGATGAAGAAATGTGTGGGTTTAGCTCAGCAGCTTGAATCAGCTGTGGCGGCTGGAGCGGGCCGACTCAAACAGCCTGGTATATTGGATTCTAG tttAAAGCTAGCCCCATATCAGCTAGTTGGTCTCAACTGGCTGGCGGTACTACACAAGCAAGGTGTCTCCGGCATATTAGCTGACGAAATGGGGTTAGGGAAGACTGTGCAAGTGATTGCTTTCCTTGCACATTTGAAAGAGACCGCACAGGCTAAGGGCACGCATTTGATTGTTGTGCCCGCTTCCACTTTGG ATAATTGGAGCAGTGAATTGGCTCGCTGGTGTCCGTCCCTCACTGTGAGCAAGTACTACGGCCACCCAGAGGAGAGGCGTTTATTACGTATTGAATACGCGAAGCACCTTCATAATTATGACATCGTACTTACTAC ATATACAATGGTTAGCAGTTGTCCGGAAGAACGTAAAATGTTCCGCATCACGCCGAtgcattatgttatctatgacGAGGCGCATATGCTCAAAAATATGTCTACACAGCGATACgacaatttattgaaaattaag tcaAAACATAGGCTACTATTAACTGGGACTCCGCTGCAGAACAATCTCATCGAATTAATGTCTCTGCTCTGCTTCGTGATGCCACATATGTTCTCCGGAAAGACTGAcgatttaaagaatttattccAGAAAAATGCT AAAGCGAAAACAACAAAGAAAGCAAACGGCAACACAGAGGAAGATGTTCCAGCGTTCGAACAGAGTCAGATCACGCAAGCGAAACGCATCATGAAGCCGTTTGTCTTGCGACGGCTGAAACAGGAGGTGTTGCAAGACCTGCCCAAGAAGACTAACCACAAGGAACTGTGCCCCATGTCAGAGAGGCAGCAGTCATTGTACAAGAATCTCATTGCTGCTTTCTCGGCTAAGGATGGCATG GTGCACGCAACAACAGAACAGAGCGGCATGTCTATGATGATGGACATGCGCAAGCTTGCCAACCACCCGTTGCTCCTCCGCTACCACTACCAGGAGCCCGAGCTAAGGAAAATAGCAACCAGGCTGGCCCGGGACCCCGGCTACAAGGAAAGGAACGAGCAATACCTGTTCGAGGATCTGCTGTGCATGTCTGACTTTCAGATACACCAACTGACTCAGCAATACCCT TGTATAAAATCCTTCTCCGTACCATCAAACCTCATAGAAGACTCCGGAAAGTTCCTGAAACTCGATGAAATGCTGCCCAAGCTGCAGGCGGAGGGGCACCGAGTGCTGATATTCAGCCAATTCACCATGATGCTGGACATCCTGGAGCCCTACCTGCAGCTGAGGAGATACCGCTACTTGAGGCTTGATGGCAGTACTGCTGTGAACGACAG ACAAGATCTCATAGATCAATACAATGCAGAAGATATATTTGTGTTCCTGCTATCAACGAAGGCAGGTGGACTCGGCATAAACCTGACCGCAGCTGATACTGTCATTATTCATGATATAGACTTCAATCCTTACAACGATAAACAGGCTGAGGACAG ATGCCATCGCATGGGTCAAACTAGACCAGTGACGATCTACCGCCTCCTGAGTGCCGGCACCATCGAGGAGGGCATCTATCAGGTCGCACAAGAGAAGCTCACCCTGGAGAAGCATGTCACTGGTGTTGATG AAAACGAGCCAACAGAACAGAAGAACGTAGTGCGACTGCTCTCAGCCGCTCTGGGTCTGACTTCGCCGAACAAATGA